The stretch of DNA CAGAAGGGTTATTGGCtgttgtcaataaaaaaaaaaagtgtcagtgtcagtgtctcttcccccccccctctctctctctgggcgtgGGGGTAGAGGGTCTTCAGTTAACTCATTCTTTAGTTTCAtctcttctattctgttctgttttttcatTGACGACAGGTTACTTTGAGGGTGACATCGACCTGAACATGGTGAGTGCTTGAACAGATGAaactggattttttgtttgtttatgtatttgtttatatgAGTACTGCTGGTCGGACCTctttgtcacatgtgtgtgtgtgtgtgtgtgtgtgtgtgtgtgtgtgtgtgtgtgtgtgtgtgtgtgtgcgtgcgtgcgtgcgtgtgtgtgtgtgtgtgtgtgtgtgtgtgcgtgtgtgtgtgtgtgtgtgtgtttgtgtgtgtgtgtgtgtatgtgtgtgtgtgaacgtgcgtgcttgtgtgtgtgtgtgtgtgtgtgtgtgtgtgtgtgtgaacgtgcgtgcttgtgtgtgtgtgtgtgtatgtgtgtgtgtgtgtgtatgtgcgagtgtgtgtgtgtgtgtgtgtgtgtgtgtgtgtgtgaatgtgcgtgcttgtgtgtgtgtgtgtgtgtgtgtgtgtgtgtgtgtgtacagaatgtaagtgcttgtgtgtgtatgtgtgtgtgcgtgcgtgtgtgtgagcccacccggacagacaggatgttgtttttaagttttctttaaacaaaaccaaaaaagtatCAAACAAAATGTATTGAAGACAAGCCCTAGACTCCCACGGGATCAGatgacagatcacacacacacacacacacacacacacacacgcacgcacacgcacgcacacacacacacacacacacacacacacacacacacactcacacacactctctctctctctcacatacacacacgtacatgcacacacacacatacgcacacgtacacgcacacacattatcacacacatagacgcgcatacatgcagacatacctacacacatacatacatactacagacacgcacgcgcgcacatgcacatacacatccacggggatacacacacatacacatacacaaaacatgcaatatcacacacatatatacacggacacacagtcacacacacagatgcacacacactctcactctctctctttcacacagacgcaggcatgcagtcacacacacatataaacacacatacacgcgcgcgcacacacgcatacactatcaaacacacattaggattgttatgatgatgatgataatcagacTACGGTTTGCTtatcttttttctgtcattttttttttcttcatgctctctttctttctgtctgtctgtttttgcttctgtctctctgtctttccttccttctttctttttttctttcgtacaTTACATCACTCCTTCTTGtctccattctcttttttttttctttttctcactttccttccttcctttctagccATTCTTACCTTTTCaattcatttccttccttccttccttcttttttcactttccttcttcctttcttccttccattcttccttctttctttcactttccttccttcctttctagccATTCTTACCTTTTCAattcatttccttccttctttcctttcttccttcttttttcactttccttcttcctttcttccttccattctttctttctttttgatcgttcttatctttttgtttcatttcatttcgccaTTCCACAGCTTCGTAACGCAGTCCGGAACCCGCTCCGCAAATGGCCTGATGGTATCGTCTACTACGTCATCAGCAGCGCTTTCCGTGAGTGACGTCAGCTTACTGAGgattacctttgtgtgtgtgtgtgtgtgtgtgtgtgtgtgtgtgtgcgtttgcgccgCTCCGCAAATGGTCCAGTGGTATCGTCCACTACGTCATCAGCAGAGCTTTCCGTGAGTGACGTCAGCTTACTGaggattaattgtgtgtgtgtgttgtgtgtgtgtgtgtgtgtgtgtgtgtgtgtgtgtgttgtgtgtgtgtgtgtgtgtgtgtgtgtgtgtgtgtgtgtgtgtgtgttgtgtgtgtgtgttgtgtgtgtgtgtgtgtgtgtgtgtgtcgctcagcAAATGGCCCAGTGGTATTGTCCACTACATCATCAGCAGCGCTTTCTGTGAGTGACGTCAGCTTACTGaggattaattgtgtgtgtgtgtgtgtgtgtgtgtgtgtatgggtgtccgtggtaagctttaacaaATTCTTTTTctcttaaagtttaccacggacacacacacgcacgcacacgcactctcacaTGTAAAGTACTGGtcgccacacacacccctaacctctctctccctgacccctGACATTGTTGGTTTTAAAGAAGTTGAAGATTCACGTGAGCCATCAGGGCTTTTGCCTGCTGCTGTGTTATGTTTTCTTTGTTACAAGGTTTTACCGATAGCTCTAAACTGACCGGTCAGTGTGATACCGGTCACTAAGAACTGTGTGCAGACCACATCAAAATGATTTCAGAAACTCAAAATAACGCGTGACATAaggatacaacacagtacagtacaatcacGTTgctcaaaagatttttttttatttttattttttataatttttttataaaGACACACGGTGGATATTCTCCAATGATTTATTAAAACACACAGACTCCAAGGTGGGTGGATCTTCTGAAACACTATaagccttgctttctttctttcttgatataTTGCTTCAGTCCTAAAGGGTTGGCCACCCCCTAGTTGTTCCAGCATAGCACAATTTCTGTTAAAAAAATCAATGGCagcacttaattttttttaaaaaaaggttgtTTGTAATTGCATTTTAGATTCCTACCCACTGATGATCTCATTTCATCAAGGAGGAAAAAAATTAATTTAGATTTAAATTAATTTAAAATAGCAGAAGGTAgcgtttcaagtcataaaacaatattcaAGACAATCAGCCTAAAtgtgagaaaatggtctggagatattaCCACTCTAGTAGATAAACTGTGTAAAATTTtattcagccttccagagtcatTTCCCCTGTCtgttgatgacgtcatcagtatgGTCACTTTGGACGTATGTCCTACGTATAGGGCAGTCAAGGGGGTTTATTGCTAagggattaaaacaaacaaacaaacaacaacaacaacaaaattctcttACCCTTTcaggcacacttttttttttttttttacccattcttacttgttgaagggggaagagacccctcgatgtattccctgtgatgagcctctcaccgtgaaacacgtgctccttgactgttggaatctgcatgacgttagacaccgACATTatacggcggtttctttgaagaccttgtttcgtgatgttcctcggtgggcgctgatggacttcttaaaagaagtgaacacttttaaccagatttgaaggttttaaactatggaagtttttttttttttttttttttttttaaactttggagtggaaagtttgaagtggtgactcgttttaattgtttttttattttttattttttttatccttgtaatagttattaacgcggcgatagccttgagacggccttagtggtcggcgaggctctaagcaccataatttcatttcatttaccctTTCAGCTTCCACCACTCGTGCCACCATCATTGAGGCGATGAGGGAGATTGAGTCGGACACCAAGCACGGCTCTTCGTACTGCGTGCGCTTTGTGCAGAGAACTACCCAGCACGACTATGTCTACATCCAGAAAAACACTGGGTAGGGGCTGccgttgttgctgatgttgttgttgttgttgttgttgttgttgcgggatgtttttcattattattattattattattatcattattattactattactattattatatcttttttttaatcaatttatttTTCTTCGTCTATTttcgggttggtttgtttttggtgtgtgtgtgtgtgtgtgtgtgtgtgtgtgtgtgtgtgcgtgcgtgcgtgcgtgcgtgtgtgcgtgcgtgtgtgtgtgtgtgtgtgtgtgtgtgtgtgtgattatcattattgctattatcattgtagttatcattattattattattatcgttattactgttattatcattatcattatcttattcattcattttttacgTCTATTTTCGGGTTAGtttgtcttttggtgtgtgtgtgtgtgtgtgtgtgtgtgtgtgttggagtgtgtgtgttggagtgtggttGTTGCAGATGGCCAATGTATATGTGCTTGCATGCgcgtgtgattgtgagtgtgtgtatgtatctgtgcatatgtgtgtttgtgtgcgtgtgtgtgtgtgtggggggggagggttacgtGGGGGAGtcaataatcatgatcatgattccCATCGTCGttctcgtcatcctcctcctccacattttgttgtcattgttgtagctgtcatcatcgtcattgtcatcatcatcatcgctaacAGTGTTGCCGTCATCGCCACAACCACGAACATCACcactttcatcatcaacaacgtTATCATTACCGCCTACAAAACTGTGTTGGCTaacttgttaatgttgttgccatcatcatcatcattgtcgaattattattgttgtcgctatcaccaccaccaccaccatcatcattattgtcgcgctgttgtcattgttgttaccaccaccaccgtcatcacaatcatcatcatcatgatcgtgtttgttgttattgtcgttgccttcatcagcattatcatcatcatcatcatcatcacgatcgtgtttattgttattgtcgttgtcttcatcatcatcatcatctagttTAGATCGTTGTTACCtgatttctccttcttcttctatcctctcccccacccccacccctcatccgcctccactcccctaccctaccccccacacccctactacACCACTAACCCACTAAACtctcccctcactcacccacccacacacccaccatcccccgtccctgttcccccccccctccccatcccacacagcTGTCACTCCAAGATCGGGCGTCAGGGCGGGTCCCAGGAGTTGTCCCTGGGCACTGGGTGTGAGGGGAAGGGCACCATCATGCACGAGCTGAACCATGCCCTGGGCTTCTGGCACGAGCAGAACCGCTACGACCGGGACACCTACGTGATCATCCACACCGACAACATCGCTGCtggtgagatggtggtggtggtgtgtgttgtttgtttgtgtgtgtgtgtgtgtgtgtgtgtgtgtgtgtgtgtgtgtgtgtgtgtgtgtgtgtgtgtgttgtgttgtgttgtgttgtgtgtgtgtgtgtgtgtgtgtgtgtgtgtgtgtgtgtgttgtgttgtgttgtgttgtgttgtgttgtgtgtgtgtgtgtgtgtgtgtgtgtgtgtgtgtgtgtgtgtgtgtgtgttgtgtgtgtgtggtgggttgggtctgggtttgggtgggtgggtggatgagtgagagttgggtgggtgttggatgtgggtggatgtttacacacacacacacgcatatatatatatatatatatatatatatacatacatacatacatatatatatatatgtatataattatagttatcatctctccctctctctctcagatgagagagaggtgaataACACCCCAAAtcaaccacacatgcacacgatatagacccacccttcctcccatctctctctctccctcccccccccccctctctctctctctctctctctctctatatatatatatatatacatatgtatatatatgtattgtatgCCCAAGTTTTAAAACCTGCATAGAAATATGTAAGCAAaattgatgaaacaaaataatctgaaaaaacacacacacacacacacacacaaaccgatgaCACGATAAAACGATGAACGATGACCAAAAATAGCAGAACGTATACTGAtcggtacaacaacaacaacagcaacaacaaaaaggtaaaccccccccccccccaaaaaaaaaaaaaaaccccaaaaacagaagaagaaaatatgataatgatgatggttggtgatgatgatgagtgactgatgattgatgatgattgattactattactatcatcacaGCCCACCAGCACGACTTTTCCAAGCACTCCTCCCACGACATGACCACCCTTGGTACCCCATACGACTTCGGTTCCATCATGCATTACGGAGCCTACACGTTCGCAGTGGACAAGTCCAAGCCGTCCATGTCCCCCCGGCCCGGACACGCTACCGGAGTGACCATGGGTCAGCGACTGGCCATGAGCGTGCAGGACGTGGCGCGCATCCAGAAGCTGTACCAGTGCCCTGTCGGTGAgtttgtgggttgtgttgtgctgtgtgggtgggtgggtcggtgtgggtggagtgtgtgtgtgtgtgtgtgtgtgtgtgtgtgtggaggggggcggaggggggggggggcaatggggggggggggggtgagtgggtagttggctgtgtgggtgggtggtggtggtggtcgtttgtgtgtgtgtgtgagggcatgggatcaggtcagatagatatatctgctactggtaacctggatcccagtactacctgtcacagggtcgaattgctggcgactaaaccagcacccccaccagtcctctcaggaggatggtgaggagggtggctagacaccctggtggaaatgaatgacccatcaaagggcgccagctctggagagctacctgcggccacctagctaagggagtaaaccctgacagaaaatccggtgcggggcccctgaggcggttggatggcaaactttgtcactttccggcagctcctgcggccgcgttgacaccaaaatgtaacagccttgctgttcctttggatctgtcagcgaggtggagaggggagacaagctgcatgggcaacagcctgtcttccttattacattgcccaggcttatatccgtccatccatccacaaacacattGCACCTACAatctggagaggacactccagcttcgctactagcactagcgtcggaacaacacgtgaagcaacagttaccggttataagttagcgctcaattggcgtagagccgacgccaagggttgcttttgacggtgggagggaccctcgcgtcccactggacagctaccgcccacccaagctgggcagccctcagccaattaggtgctgtcccgccacgacctgccttcttctatgggtgtatgaagattaggagaatatccgacaagcaggtcgttaatttccgcaccaggcaaaaagaaaacttcaagaaacggatcaacaatgaaactggcctgttggaatgtccggacaatgatgcctgggctctcccaagatctgcaagacatcagtgacgccagaaagacggccgtcataaacagcgagctgaagagactaaatgtggacattgccactctgcaggaaacacggctggctgactcagggaCACTAAaagagagggactacaccttcttctggcaaggaaagaggtctgatgccccaagagagtacggagtaggctttgcagtcaggaacagcctgctgaacatgatcgaaccaggcagcggcggttcagaacgactcctgactctccgcctcaacacctccgaaggccaTGTCACTCTAGTCAGCGCTTATGCCCCAACGCTGttcgcctctccagacgccaaggatgagttctacgaaaatctcgcatcagccataaggaacatccccaggacagaacaacttgttctcctgggcgacttcaatgccagagtgggtacagacaacgattcgtggccctcctgtctcggttcctttggagtggggaaaatgaatgagaacggacagcaactacttgagttttgtacctgccatgaactgtgtatCGCCATCTCCTTCTTcaggacgaagccccaacacaaagtctcttggaggcacccacgctcaaaaca from Babylonia areolata isolate BAREFJ2019XMU chromosome 18, ASM4173473v1, whole genome shotgun sequence encodes:
- the LOC143292226 gene encoding meprin A subunit beta-like yields the protein MAVITNRQYREKLKEKGVTVANDLTRKQASVVAEARKEGKVAYFKRETVDDPEISEGYFEGDIDLNMLRNAVRNPLRKWPDGIVYYVISSAFPSTTRATIIEAMREIESDTKHGSSYCVRFVQRTTQHDYVYIQKNTGCHSKIGRQGGSQELSLGTGCEGKGTIMHELNHALGFWHEQNRYDRDTYVIIHTDNIAAAHQHDFSKHSSHDMTTLGTPYDFGSIMHYGAYTFAVDKSKPSMSPRPGHATGVTMGQRLAMSVQDVARIQKLYQCPVDSIVNCNFDQDMCGLSQDSHDNFNWERKAGHTSTSNTGPNADHTNSAGYYIYAEANGHHRQTARLLSSTVSAGHYCLDFWLFQHGAQEGSFQIRAAGSRIREQAVKTVSGNLDNAWRHYRINLNVPADFHIVLQANMGYGDLADIAIDDFSFYQGRCL